A genomic segment from Geitlerinema sp. PCC 7407 encodes:
- the lepB gene encoding signal peptidase I, translating to MSQSNPWIAVNLSVCLPGLGHIYAAQYPKAGAWFLGTLGCALLALRCVFAAEGNTAVGLFFAGAAVVVYASCLLDAYYCLSEGAPPAFPRSRDRWFAVFLSQVLPGLGHLYLQRLGLGAVLMVAMIVASNIASQSALWIAVPPTIAAIACCSAYQVNTSPRSRSKTLITAIVILLLVVRLGVASLPLALNAQLERFVVPSGSMQPTLQVGDRMFVRKSAAYRPQLGDLIVFRSPRAARSSAPQSSRNNQSETFFVKRVIGTPGQTIEVQGGQVYLNGQAIDEPYLTEAPRYRLAPVTLGPDQYFVLGDNRNNSYDSHVWGPMNQSVIVGQAYKIYWPLDRSQSLLPEDR from the coding sequence ATGTCCCAATCAAACCCATGGATCGCCGTGAATCTTTCAGTCTGCCTGCCTGGGCTGGGCCACATCTACGCTGCCCAGTATCCCAAGGCCGGGGCGTGGTTCCTGGGGACGCTCGGCTGCGCGCTGCTGGCGCTGCGATGCGTCTTTGCGGCAGAGGGAAATACAGCGGTGGGGCTGTTTTTTGCGGGGGCGGCGGTGGTGGTCTACGCGAGCTGTCTGCTGGACGCGTACTACTGTCTCTCAGAAGGAGCGCCGCCCGCCTTTCCGCGATCGCGCGATCGCTGGTTTGCTGTCTTTTTGTCCCAGGTGCTGCCTGGCCTCGGTCACCTCTATCTCCAGCGGCTGGGGCTGGGTGCGGTGCTGATGGTGGCGATGATTGTTGCCAGTAATATAGCCAGTCAGTCAGCGCTCTGGATCGCAGTGCCGCCGACCATTGCGGCGATCGCCTGCTGTAGCGCCTATCAGGTCAACACGTCGCCCCGCTCTCGCAGCAAAACTCTCATCACAGCGATCGTGATTTTGCTGTTGGTGGTGCGCCTTGGCGTGGCATCTTTGCCCCTGGCCCTGAATGCGCAGCTTGAGCGATTTGTGGTGCCGAGCGGATCCATGCAGCCGACCCTGCAAGTGGGCGATCGCATGTTTGTTCGCAAAAGCGCCGCCTACCGTCCTCAGCTGGGCGATCTCATTGTGTTTCGATCGCCCCGCGCAGCTCGTAGCAGCGCCCCGCAGAGCAGCAGAAACAATCAATCAGAAACCTTCTTTGTCAAACGCGTGATCGGCACACCGGGCCAAACGATCGAGGTGCAGGGAGGGCAAGTCTACCTCAACGGCCAGGCGATCGACGAACCCTACCTCACCGAAGCACCGCGCTATCGTCTCGCCCCCGTGACCCTCGGCCCTGATCAATACTTCGTCCTGGGGGACAACCGCAACAACAGCTACGACTCCCATGTCTGGGGGCCGATGAATCAATCCGTCATTGTCGGCCAAGCTTACAAAATCTATTGGCCCCTCGACCGGAGCCAATCGCTGCTGCCCGAGGACCGCTGA
- a CDS encoding glycosyltransferase family 4 protein, giving the protein MPQPSVRHVFVFLEIFSCEGGIQSYVKDILRAYDEAVTAEGSQQSQADVLLLRDGPDCPNPWATSPAFRFHYLKSSLPQLGRGRLAIALLRVLLLRRPARVFCGHIKLAPLVRSLCQLTGTPYTVLTYGKEVWEPLPPRSQQALQQADTVWTISRYSRDRACRANHLDPAQFRMVPCAVDGALFTPGPKSAELVARYGLANARVLMTVARLWSGDIYKGVDVTIRALPAILRAFPDVKYLVIGRGDDQPRLARLAAEMGVADRVIFAGFVPTEALVDHYRLADAYVMPSQEGFGIVYLEALACGVPVLAGDDDGSADPLQDGRLGWPVPHRDPEAVAAACCEILAGQDRRCDGPWLRQEALKVFGKEAFRRCVVRLLEPIPPAADPKNRSPIEAVSSRSASSGDRP; this is encoded by the coding sequence ATGCCGCAACCGTCCGTTCGACATGTCTTTGTTTTCTTAGAAATTTTTTCCTGCGAGGGCGGCATTCAGTCCTATGTCAAAGACATTTTGCGGGCCTACGATGAGGCAGTAACGGCTGAGGGCTCGCAGCAATCTCAGGCTGACGTTTTGCTGCTGCGAGACGGCCCCGACTGCCCCAATCCCTGGGCTACCAGCCCAGCGTTTCGGTTTCACTACCTCAAGTCGTCCTTGCCGCAGTTGGGACGAGGGCGTCTGGCGATCGCCCTGCTGAGGGTCCTGCTGCTGCGCCGCCCTGCGCGCGTGTTTTGCGGCCACATCAAGCTGGCGCCGCTGGTGCGATCGCTGTGTCAGCTCACCGGCACCCCCTACACGGTCCTCACCTACGGCAAAGAAGTCTGGGAGCCTCTCCCGCCGCGATCGCAGCAAGCCTTGCAGCAAGCAGACACCGTGTGGACCATTAGCCGCTACAGCCGCGATCGCGCCTGCCGCGCCAATCACCTGGATCCAGCGCAGTTTCGGATGGTGCCCTGCGCCGTCGATGGCGCTCTCTTTACCCCCGGCCCCAAATCTGCCGAGCTGGTGGCCCGCTACGGCCTAGCCAACGCGCGCGTCCTGATGACCGTTGCTCGCCTGTGGTCCGGCGATATTTACAAAGGCGTTGACGTGACGATCCGGGCGCTGCCCGCGATCCTGCGCGCCTTTCCCGACGTAAAGTATTTGGTGATCGGGCGCGGGGACGATCAGCCGCGTCTGGCTCGCTTGGCCGCCGAGATGGGCGTTGCCGACCGGGTGATTTTTGCTGGATTTGTGCCCACCGAGGCCCTCGTTGACCACTATCGCCTGGCTGACGCCTACGTCATGCCCTCCCAGGAGGGCTTTGGCATTGTTTACCTCGAAGCACTGGCCTGCGGAGTGCCGGTGCTGGCCGGCGATGATGACGGCTCTGCCGACCCGCTCCAGGACGGCCGCCTGGGCTGGCCAGTCCCCCATCGCGATCCGGAAGCCGTCGCTGCTGCCTGCTGCGAAATCTTGGCGGGGCAGGATCGGCGCTGTGATGGGCCGTGGCTTCGCCAAGAAGCGCTCAAAGTCTTTGGCAAAGAAGCCTTTCGGCGCTGCGTGGTGCGGCTGCTCGAGCCGATCCCGCCAGCAGCTGACCCCAAGAACCGATCACCGATCGAGGCAGTGTCCTCCCGATCGGCGTCGTCGGGCGATCGCCCCTAG
- a CDS encoding GDP-mannose 4,6-dehydratase has protein sequence MEQSHSERRTALITGITGQDGYYLSQLLLSKGYRVVGLVPPERRASVAKLGDIADRVEIYPVHLTDASGLLAAVEQLRPDEIYNLAAPSFVPSSWDDPLGTLDLVTGTATRLLAAVRQVGLKTRFYQASSSEMFGAVDRSPQDENTPFRPMNPYAAAKVHAHWTMVHHRQRYSLFACSGILYNHESPLRPPNFVTRKVTLTVAAIKLGLRDRLPIGNLEAKRDWGYAGDHVEAMWRMLQTETPEDYVIGTGHLHSVRDLVATAFQCADLDWERYVSVDTALFRPDEHFHLVADPRKAHQNLGWQPTLTFEELLGKMVRKDIERLQSGSVELPR, from the coding sequence GTGGAGCAAAGCCATTCAGAGAGACGGACCGCGCTCATTACAGGCATTACCGGCCAGGATGGCTACTATCTGAGTCAGCTGCTGCTCTCGAAGGGCTATCGCGTCGTGGGCCTAGTGCCGCCGGAGCGCCGGGCCAGCGTTGCCAAACTCGGCGATATCGCCGATCGCGTTGAGATTTATCCTGTCCATTTGACGGACGCTTCGGGCCTCCTGGCCGCCGTGGAGCAGCTGCGCCCAGACGAGATTTACAACTTGGCGGCCCCCAGCTTTGTGCCGAGCTCCTGGGACGATCCCCTGGGGACGCTGGACCTGGTGACGGGTACCGCAACGCGGCTGCTGGCGGCCGTGCGGCAGGTGGGGCTAAAAACGCGCTTCTACCAGGCCAGCAGCTCGGAGATGTTTGGGGCGGTCGATCGCTCTCCCCAGGACGAAAACACGCCGTTTCGGCCCATGAACCCCTACGCTGCGGCCAAGGTGCACGCCCACTGGACCATGGTCCACCACCGCCAGCGCTACAGCTTGTTTGCCTGCAGCGGCATCCTGTACAACCATGAGTCGCCGCTGCGGCCACCAAATTTTGTGACCCGAAAGGTGACCCTGACGGTGGCGGCTATCAAGCTGGGACTGCGCGATCGCCTACCAATCGGCAACCTAGAAGCCAAGCGCGACTGGGGCTATGCAGGGGATCATGTCGAGGCAATGTGGCGCATGCTGCAAACCGAGACCCCTGAGGACTACGTCATCGGGACAGGGCACCTGCACAGTGTGCGCGACTTGGTGGCGACGGCGTTTCAGTGTGCCGACCTCGACTGGGAGCGCTACGTGAGCGTCGATACCGCGCTGTTTCGGCCCGATGAGCATTTCCACTTGGTCGCCGATCCGCGCAAGGCTCACCAAAATTTGGGCTGGCAGCCAACCCTCACTTTTGAGGAACTGCTGGGGAAGATGGTGAGGAAAGATATAGAGCGGCTGCAAAGCGGAAGCGTGGAGCTGCCGAGGTAG
- a CDS encoding acyltransferase, with translation MTSNALLSTIQAPPTADIQKYAFIDALRGLACLGVIAIHILDYVGPTWEPVRLVAAFGDKGVQLFYLLSAFTLFLSYQQRSRTDDRPILFFWIRRFFRIAPLFYAVLIVNFLWRGMSPRTWAPDGIGWDDIGLAITFLNAWKPDAITSVVDGGWSIAIEMSFYCLIPFLFCKITNLSKALNFTCLAYMGGLILSEMGLAIAMPQADERYHRLLDHYFNVFWLPRELFVFGLGICLFFLFQKLLSVPISPGQKRQFSRSLLWIAAMLMLAAMRRFGDVLLLFSLAWLAFTFSLALQSRIWLVNPLLIRLGKVSYSIYLLHFLVLRLLGPQLAATPWIQQNADPFFSTLKILFAFSLTTAVTYLLAEITFHSIEQPGLRLGKQLIARLTRSPQSAA, from the coding sequence ATGACCTCCAACGCCCTCCTCTCGACGATCCAGGCTCCCCCAACAGCAGACATCCAAAAATACGCGTTCATTGACGCCCTGCGAGGTCTTGCCTGTCTAGGAGTGATTGCCATCCACATCCTGGATTATGTGGGCCCGACCTGGGAGCCTGTCCGGCTGGTTGCAGCCTTTGGCGACAAGGGGGTACAGCTTTTTTATCTCCTGAGCGCGTTCACGCTGTTTCTGTCCTATCAGCAGCGATCGCGCACAGACGATCGCCCCATTCTTTTCTTTTGGATCCGGCGTTTTTTTCGAATCGCGCCACTCTTTTATGCCGTCTTGATCGTTAATTTTCTTTGGCGCGGAATGAGTCCGAGAACCTGGGCCCCTGACGGCATTGGCTGGGATGATATTGGACTTGCCATCACGTTTCTGAATGCTTGGAAACCCGACGCCATTACCTCCGTTGTAGATGGTGGCTGGTCCATTGCGATTGAAATGAGTTTTTATTGCCTCATTCCCTTTCTTTTTTGCAAAATCACCAATCTCTCAAAGGCACTAAACTTTACCTGCTTGGCCTACATGGGCGGCTTGATTTTGAGCGAAATGGGCCTGGCGATCGCTATGCCCCAAGCAGATGAAAGATATCATCGACTTCTAGATCACTACTTCAATGTATTTTGGCTGCCTCGAGAACTGTTTGTTTTTGGATTGGGAATCTGCCTCTTTTTCCTATTCCAAAAGCTGTTGAGTGTACCGATTAGCCCGGGGCAAAAACGCCAATTTTCGCGATCGCTGCTTTGGATTGCCGCCATGCTAATGCTGGCAGCTATGCGGCGCTTTGGTGATGTGCTTTTGCTTTTTTCTCTCGCTTGGCTTGCCTTCACCTTCTCCCTGGCGCTTCAGTCCAGGATCTGGCTGGTCAATCCCCTCTTGATCCGGCTCGGCAAAGTCTCTTACAGCATCTATCTTCTGCACTTTTTGGTGCTGCGTCTCCTGGGACCGCAGCTAGCAGCCACGCCTTGGATTCAGCAAAATGCGGACCCTTTCTTTAGTACCCTCAAGATTCTTTTTGCTTTTTCCTTGACGACCGCTGTGACCTATCTTTTGGCTGAAATCACCTTTCACAGCATCGAGCAGCCCGGTCTGCGCTTGGGCAAGCAACTGATCGCCCGCCTGACCCGCAGCCCTCAGTCTGCCGCTTAG